In one window of Helianthus annuus cultivar XRQ/B chromosome 17, HanXRQr2.0-SUNRISE, whole genome shotgun sequence DNA:
- the LOC110924773 gene encoding uncharacterized protein LOC110924773 — translation MPSNSWWSSPSDEQEEMFFANAVLRAAEILIEEKEKDEEEEVSSESVITRRIRVNRDRQGAHEKLVNDYFSDAPLYNAEIFRRRFRMSRRLFTRIADDLAGLDPFFTQRPDARNYEGFTTLQKCTAAIRQLAYGTVADALDEYLQMSARTTRECLYGFCRNVVKLYSKKYLRKPNVYDVQQLYEAHEARHGFPGMLGSIDCMHWAWHRCPTAWRCQYTRGDHGYPTVILEAVASQDLWIWHSFFGLPGSLNDLNVLHQSAIFTDVVNGTGPDTRFTVSGVEYRRGYYLADGYIRLGLQL, via the coding sequence ATGCCATCTAATTCTTGGTGGTCCTCGCCTTCGGATGAGCAAGAGGAGATGTTTTTCGCAAACGCTGTGTTACGGGCGGCGGAGATTCTTATCGAGGAGAAAGAGAAAGACGAAGAGGAAGAAGTCTCGTCTGAAAGCGTTATTACCAGGCGGATACGGGTTAACAGAGACCGCCAAGGAGCGCACGAGAAATTGGTGAACGATTATTTTTCGGATGCACCCCTTTACAATGCCGAGATATTCAGACGCAGATTCCGAATGAGTCGTCGGTTATTCACACGGATTGCTGATGATTTGGCGGGGCTAGACCCGTTTTTCACGCAACGACCCGATGCTCGAAATTATGAAGGGTTCACCACGTTACAAAAGTGTACtgcggccattcgccaactggcGTACGGGACAGTGGCCGACGCTTTGGACGAGTACTTACAAATGTCGGCAAGAACTACGCGGGAATGTTTGTATGGGTTTTGCCGTAATGTGGTGAAACTCTATAGCAAAAAATATTTGCGTAAACCAAACGTGTATGATGTTCAGCAGTTGTACGAAGCTCATGAAGCACGGCACGGGTTTCCGGGAATGCTCGGTAGTATTGATTGTATGCATTGGGCGTGGCATAGATGCCCGACTGCGTGGCGCTGCCAATATACTCGCGGTGATCACGGCTATCCAACTGTGATACTTGAAGCCGTGGCATCACAAGATTTGTGGATCTGGCATTCTTTCTTTGGTCTCCCTGGTTCACTCAACGACCTCAATGTGTTACACCAATCGGCGATCTTTACCGATGTCGTTAATGGAACCGGTCCGGACACCCGTTTTACAGTTTCTGGGGTTGAGTATAGACGTGGGTATTATCTTGCTGACGGATATATCCGTCTTGGTCTACAATTGTGA